Genomic window (Pseudomonas xantholysinigenes):
TTGTGGTCACCCATTTCCATGCCCGGCGAGCCCATGGGCATGCCCGGCACGGCGAGGCCCTTGAGGTCGTCGCGCTGGGCCAGCAGGCGCACTTGCTCGGCCGGCACATGGCCTTCGACGAACTTGCCGTCGATCACCCCGGTGTGGCACGAGGCCAGGCGCGGTGCTACGCCCAGGCGCTGCTTGACTGCGCTCATGTTTGGCTCGACATGGTCGTTGACGATGAAGCCGCTGTCGCTCAGGTGCTTGATCCATTCCTTGCAGCAACCGCAGTTGGGATCGCGGTAGACGTCGATGGTCTGTGCGGCCTGGGCCAGGCCGGTGATGGCTAGCAGGCCGAGGGTAAGCAGGTGTTTGCGCAGCATGGTGAAGCTCCTGTGAAACTAAACACATCGGGTTGATTGGTACGGATGGCCCCTGTGGAAACGGGTTTACCCGCGAAAGGGATAGTGGGTTCACTGGCGCTTTCGCGGGTAAACCCGCTCCCACAGGGGCCGTGTCAGGCCTTAAAAGCGCAGGCGGACCCCGGCCACCAGCCGGGTCTGGCCGATGTCCTCGTCCTCTTCTCGGGCCTGGTCGGCGCGGTTGCCGTGCAGGCGGTTGAAGCTGACCCCGACATAGGGCGCAAAACCTCGGCTGATCTCGTAGCGCAGGCGCAGTCCCACTTCGCTTTCGGCCAGGCCCGAGCCTTGTTCGCGGCCGGCATCGTCGCGCCCGAAGAAGTTGGCTTCGACGGTCGGCTCCAGGACCCAGCGGTTGGTCAGCAGCATAGCGTAACCGGCCTCCAGGCGCAGCGCGGTCTGCTGGCGCTCGCCGGCGTAGGCGGTGGCTTCCAGCTCCAGGCCATACAGCGGCGTGCCCTGGATGCCGAAGGCGGCCCAGCTCTGGCCGTTGGCGGGCTTGAAGTCCTGGCGCACACCGCCAACCAGCTCCCACCAGGGGCTGATGGCATGGCCCCAGAGCGCCTGCAGTTCGGCCTTGTGGGTCTTGCCCTGTTCCCGCTCACCCTCGCTGCGCAGCCACAGGCGGTCGATATCGCCACCGATCCAGGCATTGGCGTTCCAGTTCAGCGCGCCGCTGTTCTCGAAATTCTGGTACTCCAGCTGGTCGACGATCACCGCCCAGTTGATCGCCCGGTCATGCACCTGGTGCCCGGGCAGCGGCGGGAAGGCGGCGCGCCGGTCGGCGTCGGTGATGGTCGGCAGGGGCGTGCGCGGTTGAGTGGTGCTGGGCGCGCCGTGATTCATCTGGCTGTGGTCCATCAGCGGCATGGCGCCGTGGTTCATCTGGCTATGGTCCATGCCCGCGGCCAGGACGCGCTCGCTGGCCAGCAAGGCGACGACGGCGACAGCGCGGGCGATACGGCGGTTGCTGATCTCATTCATCGACGCGCACCTCGCGGAACATGCCGGTCTCCATGTGGTAGAGCAGGTGGCAGTGGTAGGCCCAGCGGCCCAGGGCGTCGGCACTGACGCGGTAGCTGCGCCGGCTGCCGGGTGGCATGTCGATGGTGTGTTTGCGCACCAGGAAGCGGCCCTGTTCATCTTCCAGGTCGCTCCACATGCCATGCAGGTGGATGGGGTGGGTCATCATGGTGTCGTTGACCAGGGTGATGCGCACCCGCTCGCCGTATTTCAGGCGCAATGGCTCGGCGTCGCTGAACTTGATGCCGTCGAACGACCAGGCGAAGCGCTCCATGTGCCCGGTCAGGTGCAGTTCGATATCCCGCGACGGTTCGCGCCCGTCCGGATCGGGGTAGGGGCTGCGCAGGTCGGCGTAGGTCAGGACCCGGCGGCCATTGCCACGCAGGCCGATGCCGGGGTCGGCGAGGTTGGCGCGGGGGGCCATGGTCTGCATGTCTACCAGCGGGTTGTCGGTTTCGCTGGCGGGGTGTGCCTGCATGCCAGGCATGCTGGCCATGTTCGAGTGGTCCATGCCGGCCATGCCCGCATGGTCCATCTGGCCCATGCCGCCGTGGCCCATGTCGTCCATGCTCAGCAGCGGACGCGGGTCGGGCGTGGGCACCGGAGCCTGCAAGCCGGTCACGCGGGCCAGGGTGCCGCGGGCGTAGCCGGTGCGGTCCATGCTCTGGGCGAACAGCGTGTAGGCGGGCAGGTCACCAACGCTGACCAGCACGTCGTAGGTCTCGGCCACGGCGATGCGCAGTTCGTCCACGGTGACCGGCGTCACCGGCAATCCGTCGGCGGCGATCACCGTCAGCTTCAACCCGGGGATGCGGAAGTCGAAGTAGGTCATGGCCGAGGCGTTGATCAGGCGCAGGCGCACGGTTTCACCGGGCTGGAACAGGCAGGTGAAGTTGCCGTCCGGCGGCTGGCCATTGAGCAGGTAGGTGTAGCTGGCGGCGCTGATGTCGGCCAGGTCGGTCGGGCTCATGCGCATCTTCGCCCAGGCCCAGCGCTCGCTGACGGTCGAGCGCCAGCCGTGGTCGGCGACATCATCGATGAAGTCGCCGACCGTGCGCTTGTGGTAGTTGAAGGCGTCGGACTGTTTCTTCAGCGTGGCCATCAGGGCTTCCGGCGCCTGGTCCGACCAGTCGCTGAACAGCAGCACATGGTCACGCTGGTAGATGTGCGGCTCGGGCTCGCGGGGCTCGATGACGATGGCGCCATATACCCCGGCCTGCTCCTGCAACCCGGAGTGGCTGTGATACCAGTAGGTGCCGCTCTGGCGCAGGGTGAACTGGTAGCGATAGTCGCCGCCCGGCTCGATGCCGGCGAAGCTCAGGCCCGGCACGCCGTCCATGTTGGCGGGCAGGATGATGCCGTGCCAGTGGATCGAGGTCGGTTGGTCCAGGTGGTTGCGCACGCGCAGGGTCACGCTGTCGCCCTCGCGCCAGCGCAGTACCGGGCCGGGCAGGCTGTTGTTGATGGTCTGGGCGATGCGCGGGCGGCCGGTGATGTTGACCGGGGTCGGGCCGATGAACAGGTCGAACTGCTGGCCGCTGAGGTCGTGCGGCGGTAGCCGCCCTTCGGCGGCCTGGGCCAACGGGCGCCACAGGCCGAGGCCGGCGAGGGCGGTGGCGGCGCCCAGGCCCTTGACGAAGGTGCGGCGGGTTGGTGTCGGTGGCATGGCGTGCTCTCGCAACTGACTGGAAGCGCCTCGGCGCGGGGCGAGTTCGCTCCTACAAAGGCACCTTGGCCAGTGGGAGCGGTTTTACCCCGTGATGGGCATGAGCGCGATCCTCGCCGCCAGCGCCTGACAGTCACCTGAGGCGCGGATTACAGATTTGTCAGGCGAGGTGCCAACGGTAGGTGTTCCTTGTGCTTTTACAGAGGACGGAGCGATAGGGTGTAGGACCTTTCTCTATTTGCTGGATGCCCATGCACAATTCATCACTGGTTTCACTGTCCCAGTCCCAGGCTAACCTGATTGGCCTTGGTTCACATTTATCCGTGGAGGAGCGCAATGACCTGTTCGACCTGCTCACCCATGCCGAAGGTTTTGCCAGCCGGTTCCTCGATCACGAAGAGCTGTGGAAGCCTTGGTTGGACCGCTATCGCAATCGCCTGGAGAAGCACGGTTGCATCAGCAGGGGCAGCCTGAGCCATCCGCCACAGGTCATCAATGACTATGCCGATTTCGATGCCCAGCTAGGCCCGGTTGGTACGGGCGGCGTGCCCGCTCAGTTAGCGCGGCAAGCGCGTGACGCCCTCGGCGTGTTGCGTGGCAGTGCTTTCGCCCGGCGCTTTTTCCAGCGCGGATCCGCAAACGGCCAGAGCTCGACGTTTCTGGTGACGCCCTGTCTGAGGGATGCGCGAGGCCGGATCGAATTTGCGGTCTATGCGTTTCAGCTCAACGCGTCGGTCGAGATCCGCGACTTCGACTTCTGGACTGAAACGCGTCGCGATATCGTGGTGTGGCACGTTGGCACGGCTTATCGCTTCGACCGCGAGCAGTTTGCCGCTTATCGCGAGCAGGTCCAGAAGGATCTGCTCGGCTGGTCGCAACGCGCGCTGGAGGAGCTATCGCTCTAAGCGTCGGGCAGGTCGCGCATCAACAGTCCGTAGGCCAGCGACACCTGCTCCGGGATCGGCAGGTAGACGGTGTGGCCATCGCCCGGCGCGACGTCCACGGCCTGTTGCTGGCTGTTGCGCATGCGTTCGAGGTCGAAATGGTAGTTGCCGCGAGGGGTCATCAACTCCAGGTGGTCGCCGACGGCAAAGCGGTTCTTCACTTTCACTTCGGCCAGACCCTCGACCCGCAGGCCGGTCAGCTCGCCAACGAACTGCTGGCGTTCGGATACCGAGTTGCCACGCTGGTAGTTCTGGTACTCGTCGTGCACGTGGCGGCGCAGGAAGCCCTCGGTGTAGCCACGCTGGGCCAGGGATTCGAGGTTGTCCATCAGGCCGCGGTCGAAGGGACGCCCGGCCACCGCGTCGTCGATGGCCTGGCGGTACGATTGCACGGCACGGGCGCAGTAGAAGTGCGACTTGGTGCGGCCCTCGATCTTCAGCGAATGCACGCCCATGTGGGTCAGCCGCTCGACATGCTGGATGGCTCGCAGGTCCTTGGCATTCATGATGTAGGTGCCGTGCTCGTCCTCGAAGGCGGGCATCTGTTCGCCTGGGCGGTTGCTTTCCTGGAGCAGGAACACCTGGTCGGTGGGCGCGCCGAGCCCCAGGGTCGGCTCGACCTCGCGGACGATATCGCCGGTGGCATTCTCGCTGGCCGGGGTGGCGTCGTACTGCCAGCGGCAGGCGTTGGTGCAGGTGCCCTGGTTGGCGTCGCGCTTGTTCAGGTAGCCGGACAACAGGCAGCGCCCGGAGTAGGCCATGCACAGCGCGCCATGGACGAACACTTCCAGCTCCATGTCCGGCACCTGCTGGCGAATTTCCTCGATCTCTTCCAGCGACAGTTCCCGGGACAGGATCACCCGCGACAGGCCCATGCCCTGCCAGAAGCGCACGGCCGCCCAGTTCACCGTGTTGGCCTGCACCGAGAGGTGGATGGGCATCTGCGGGAAGTGTTCGCGCACCAGCATGATCAAGCCCGGGTCGGACATGATCAGCGCGTCGGGGCCCATCGCGATGACGGGCGCCAGGTCCTTGAGGAAGGTCTTGAGCTTGGCGTTGTGCGGGGCGATGTTGACCACCACGTAGAAGCGCTTGCCCAGGGCGTGGGCTTCCTGGATGCCGAGGGCCAGGTTGGCGTGGTCGAATTCGTTGTTGCGCACCCGCAGGCTGTAGCGCGGCTGGCCGGCATAGACCGCGTCGGCGCCGTAGGCGAAGGCATAGCGCAGGGTCTTGAGGGTGCCGGCGGGGGCGAGCAGTTCGGGCGAGGCGGGTGAGGTCATGGTGCGCACCGGGGGCAAAAGGCGCGGATGCTAAGGCGCGGTTGCATGGCCGGTATTGATCTGGATCAACGGCACTTTCAGGCCGCTGGCGAGCACTAAGCTGTGAACCCCCGAGGAATGCCCATGAACGAATCCGTATTGCAGAACAAGGCGCTGACCGCCTTGCTGGCGCTGGTGACGATTGCCTTCATCTGGATCCTGCTGCCGTACTACGGGGCGATTTTCTGGGCGGTGATCCTCGCCATCCTGTTCGCGCCGCTTCAGCGTCAACTGCTGTTGCGCCTGGGCTGGCGGCGCAACCTGGTGACGGTGGCGACCCTGGCCATCTGCCTGGTGATCGCCATCCTGCCGGTGATCGTCATCAGCGCGCTGCTGGTGCAGGAGG
Coding sequences:
- a CDS encoding copper resistance protein B — protein: MNEISNRRIARAVAVVALLASERVLAAGMDHSQMNHGAMPLMDHSQMNHGAPSTTQPRTPLPTITDADRRAAFPPLPGHQVHDRAINWAVIVDQLEYQNFENSGALNWNANAWIGGDIDRLWLRSEGEREQGKTHKAELQALWGHAISPWWELVGGVRQDFKPANGQSWAAFGIQGTPLYGLELEATAYAGERQQTALRLEAGYAMLLTNRWVLEPTVEANFFGRDDAGREQGSGLAESEVGLRLRYEISRGFAPYVGVSFNRLHGNRADQAREEDEDIGQTRLVAGVRLRF
- the trhP gene encoding prephenate-dependent tRNA uridine(34) hydroxylase TrhP; this translates as MTSPASPELLAPAGTLKTLRYAFAYGADAVYAGQPRYSLRVRNNEFDHANLALGIQEAHALGKRFYVVVNIAPHNAKLKTFLKDLAPVIAMGPDALIMSDPGLIMLVREHFPQMPIHLSVQANTVNWAAVRFWQGMGLSRVILSRELSLEEIEEIRQQVPDMELEVFVHGALCMAYSGRCLLSGYLNKRDANQGTCTNACRWQYDATPASENATGDIVREVEPTLGLGAPTDQVFLLQESNRPGEQMPAFEDEHGTYIMNAKDLRAIQHVERLTHMGVHSLKIEGRTKSHFYCARAVQSYRQAIDDAVAGRPFDRGLMDNLESLAQRGYTEGFLRRHVHDEYQNYQRGNSVSERQQFVGELTGLRVEGLAEVKVKNRFAVGDHLELMTPRGNYHFDLERMRNSQQQAVDVAPGDGHTVYLPIPEQVSLAYGLLMRDLPDA
- a CDS encoding DUF411 domain-containing protein; the encoded protein is MLRKHLLTLGLLAITGLAQAAQTIDVYRDPNCGCCKEWIKHLSDSGFIVNDHVEPNMSAVKQRLGVAPRLASCHTGVIDGKFVEGHVPAEQVRLLAQRDDLKGLAVPGMPMGSPGMEMGDHKDAYQVIGVTQDGQDTVVARY
- a CDS encoding copper resistance system multicopper oxidase, with the translated sequence MPPTPTRRTFVKGLGAATALAGLGLWRPLAQAAEGRLPPHDLSGQQFDLFIGPTPVNITGRPRIAQTINNSLPGPVLRWREGDSVTLRVRNHLDQPTSIHWHGIILPANMDGVPGLSFAGIEPGGDYRYQFTLRQSGTYWYHSHSGLQEQAGVYGAIVIEPREPEPHIYQRDHVLLFSDWSDQAPEALMATLKKQSDAFNYHKRTVGDFIDDVADHGWRSTVSERWAWAKMRMSPTDLADISAASYTYLLNGQPPDGNFTCLFQPGETVRLRLINASAMTYFDFRIPGLKLTVIAADGLPVTPVTVDELRIAVAETYDVLVSVGDLPAYTLFAQSMDRTGYARGTLARVTGLQAPVPTPDPRPLLSMDDMGHGGMGQMDHAGMAGMDHSNMASMPGMQAHPASETDNPLVDMQTMAPRANLADPGIGLRGNGRRVLTYADLRSPYPDPDGREPSRDIELHLTGHMERFAWSFDGIKFSDAEPLRLKYGERVRITLVNDTMMTHPIHLHGMWSDLEDEQGRFLVRKHTIDMPPGSRRSYRVSADALGRWAYHCHLLYHMETGMFREVRVDE